A part of Zonotrichia leucophrys gambelii isolate GWCS_2022_RI chromosome 7, RI_Zleu_2.0, whole genome shotgun sequence genomic DNA contains:
- the CEP70 gene encoding centrosomal protein of 70 kDa isoform X5: MTEEKAEWENLNRILMRHGLKPVSLAAPQSCRDTSDMIVLDHESSQGIRLALKTLVEDIERQQKVMQGLMEANRCLRDVVRLEQGRASRQEQRANDLENVVKNIKAKICQLEDETIAKACQQQSQVKELQKEQQASRVKYQQQQEKLQEQQEIIARLQKELSRVGREEQQRADTQKKMFCQFCKRAPKSVLDQRQYKKDEDEVQREVKTKEEFLNLDATPNYKALLMSFQKQLTETKAKNEQLLLENINLKKNLEISRPTAQELKFYKHQVKKLQKALKKTTQFSGSRTGEKKEENKDSGRVATVDQLQAACQQYLQVLSHIDSILQSPRAPPLIFRPSKGPVQKDNKENGQGCGFEHLPLTVEMWADQLIALKDLHTSLRKLSLELLPWNTKDPQDNRESIRVEDLQLIVDAILEELEHREKNSQTHSLQTLSAIVSHFQKLFDVNSLSGVYPRMNEVYIKLGEMTNAMRNLQELLELDSSAPPTVVVNTVGKLCDIINKNVTEQVQQLLGTQDIHSIINKLEEHECFFPPFQALIQDLLCLLEISNVDDILPAVQNLKWGAGYG; encoded by the exons ATGACCGAG GAGAAGGCAGAGTGGGAAAACCTAAACAGGATATTAATGCGTCATGGGTTGAAACCTGTGAGTCTTGCTGCCCCCCAAAGCTGCAGAGATACATCAG ATATGATTGTCCTAGACCATGAGTCTTCTCAAGGAATAAGGCTTGCATTAAAAACGCTGGTGGAAGATATTGAGCGACAGCAGAAGGTGATGCAGGGACTTATGGAGGCAAATCGATGTCTTAG agatgTGGTACGACTGGAACAAGGTCGGGCATCTCGGCAAGAGCAACGGGCTAATGATTTGGAAAATGTGGTGAAAAACATTAAGGCCAAAATTTGTCAGCTGGAAGATGAAACAATAGCTAAAGCATGCCAGCAACAGAGCCAAGTCAAGGAACTTCAAAAAGAGCAACAGGCTTCACGG GTGAAAtaccaacagcagcaggaaaagctgcaagaACAGCAAGAGATCATTGCCCGCTTGCAGAAGGAGCTGAGCAGAGttgggagggaggagcagcagcgagCTGACactcaaaagaaaatgttttgtcaGTTTTGCAAAAGAGCTCCCAAGTCTGTCCTGGATCAGCG GCAATATAAAAAAGATGAAGACGAGGTGCAGAGAGAAGTAAAAACCAAGGAAGAGTTCTTAAATCTAGATGCTACTCCTAATTACAAAGCCCTGCTCATG TCTTTCCAGAAGCAGCTTACTGAAACAAAGGCCAAGAATGAACAGCTTTTGCTTGAAAATATAAATCTCAAGAAAAACTTGGAAATAAG CAGGCCAACTGCACAGGAATTAAAATTTTACAAGCACCAAGTGAAGAAACTACAGAAAGCTTTAAAGAAAACTACCCA ATTTTCAGGGAGTAggactggagaaaaaaaagaagaaaacaaagactCTGGGAGAGTTGCCACTGTGGatcagctgcaggcagcttgCCAGCAATACTTGCAG GTTTTGTCCCATATTGATTCTATTTTGCAAAGCCCAAGAGCTCCTCCGTTAATATTCCGGCCCAGCAAAGGGCCAGTGCAAAAGGACAATAAAGAGAATGGACAGGGATGTGGATTTGAGCACCTTCCACTCACTGTAGAAATGTGGGCAGATCAGCTCATAGCCCTAAAG GATTTGCATACGTCCTTGAGAAAACTATCTCTGGAATTGCTGCCTTGGAACACTAAAGATCCACAGGATAACAGAGAATCCATACGAGTTGAAGACCTCCAGTTGATAGTAGATGCAATTTTGGAAGAATTGGAACATAGGGAAAAG AACAGCCAGACACATTCCTTGCAAACCCTGTCTGCCATAGTGTCCCACTTCCAGAAGCTGTTTGATGTGAATTCTCTGAGTGGTGTTTATCCACGGATGAACGAGGTGTACATAAAGCTGGGGGAAATGACCAACGCCATGAGGAACCTCCAAGAGCTCCTGGAACTAG acAGTTCAGCTCCACCCACTGTGGTAGTGAATACTGTTGGGAAACTGTGTGACATCATAAATAAGAACGTGACTGAGCAGGTACAGCAGCTTCTGGGCACCCAAGACATCCACAG
- the CEP70 gene encoding centrosomal protein of 70 kDa isoform X4, translating to MTEEKAEWENLNRILMRHGLKPVSLAAPQSCRDTSDMIVLDHESSQGIRLALKTLVEDIERQQKVMQGLMEANRCLRDVVRLEQGRASRQEQRANDLENVVKNIKAKICQLEDETIAKACQQQSQVKELQKEQQASRVKYQQQQEKLQEQQEIIARLQKELSRVGREEQQRADTQKKMFCQFCKRAPKSVLDQRYLCLIDYYESQISQIKKELRQYKKDEDEVQREVKTKEEFLNLDATPNYKALLMSFQKQLTETKAKNEQLLLENINLKKNLEISRPTAQELKFYKHQVKKLQKALKKTTQFSGSRTGEKKEENKDSGRVATVDQLQAACQQYLQVLSHIDSILQSPRAPPLIFRPSKGPVQKDNKENGQGCGFEHLPLTVEMWADQLIALKDLHTSLRKLSLELLPWNTKDPQDNRESIRVEDLQLIVDAILEELEHREKNSQTHSLQTLSAIVSHFQKLFDVNSLSGVYPRMNEVYIKLGEMTNAMRNLQELLELDSSAPPTVVVNTVGKLCDIINKNVTEQVQQLLGTQDIHSIINKLEEHECFFPPFQALIQDLLCLLEISNVDDILPAVQNLKWGAGYG from the exons ATGACCGAG GAGAAGGCAGAGTGGGAAAACCTAAACAGGATATTAATGCGTCATGGGTTGAAACCTGTGAGTCTTGCTGCCCCCCAAAGCTGCAGAGATACATCAG ATATGATTGTCCTAGACCATGAGTCTTCTCAAGGAATAAGGCTTGCATTAAAAACGCTGGTGGAAGATATTGAGCGACAGCAGAAGGTGATGCAGGGACTTATGGAGGCAAATCGATGTCTTAG agatgTGGTACGACTGGAACAAGGTCGGGCATCTCGGCAAGAGCAACGGGCTAATGATTTGGAAAATGTGGTGAAAAACATTAAGGCCAAAATTTGTCAGCTGGAAGATGAAACAATAGCTAAAGCATGCCAGCAACAGAGCCAAGTCAAGGAACTTCAAAAAGAGCAACAGGCTTCACGG GTGAAAtaccaacagcagcaggaaaagctgcaagaACAGCAAGAGATCATTGCCCGCTTGCAGAAGGAGCTGAGCAGAGttgggagggaggagcagcagcgagCTGACactcaaaagaaaatgttttgtcaGTTTTGCAAAAGAGCTCCCAAGTCTGTCCTGGATCAGCG gtACCTTTGTCTAATTGACTATTATGAATCTCAGATTAGTCAGATTAAAAAGGAGCTGAG GCAATATAAAAAAGATGAAGACGAGGTGCAGAGAGAAGTAAAAACCAAGGAAGAGTTCTTAAATCTAGATGCTACTCCTAATTACAAAGCCCTGCTCATG TCTTTCCAGAAGCAGCTTACTGAAACAAAGGCCAAGAATGAACAGCTTTTGCTTGAAAATATAAATCTCAAGAAAAACTTGGAAATAAG CAGGCCAACTGCACAGGAATTAAAATTTTACAAGCACCAAGTGAAGAAACTACAGAAAGCTTTAAAGAAAACTACCCA ATTTTCAGGGAGTAggactggagaaaaaaaagaagaaaacaaagactCTGGGAGAGTTGCCACTGTGGatcagctgcaggcagcttgCCAGCAATACTTGCAG GTTTTGTCCCATATTGATTCTATTTTGCAAAGCCCAAGAGCTCCTCCGTTAATATTCCGGCCCAGCAAAGGGCCAGTGCAAAAGGACAATAAAGAGAATGGACAGGGATGTGGATTTGAGCACCTTCCACTCACTGTAGAAATGTGGGCAGATCAGCTCATAGCCCTAAAG GATTTGCATACGTCCTTGAGAAAACTATCTCTGGAATTGCTGCCTTGGAACACTAAAGATCCACAGGATAACAGAGAATCCATACGAGTTGAAGACCTCCAGTTGATAGTAGATGCAATTTTGGAAGAATTGGAACATAGGGAAAAG AACAGCCAGACACATTCCTTGCAAACCCTGTCTGCCATAGTGTCCCACTTCCAGAAGCTGTTTGATGTGAATTCTCTGAGTGGTGTTTATCCACGGATGAACGAGGTGTACATAAAGCTGGGGGAAATGACCAACGCCATGAGGAACCTCCAAGAGCTCCTGGAACTAG acAGTTCAGCTCCACCCACTGTGGTAGTGAATACTGTTGGGAAACTGTGTGACATCATAAATAAGAACGTGACTGAGCAGGTACAGCAGCTTCTGGGCACCCAAGACATCCACAG
- the CEP70 gene encoding centrosomal protein of 70 kDa isoform X2 → MEQSVNRQSRRRLPEGSARGGAAAPREKAEWENLNRILMRHGLKPVSLAAPQSCRDTSDMIVLDHESSQGIRLALKTLVEDIERQQKVMQGLMEANRCLRDVVRLEQGRASRQEQRANDLENVVKNIKAKICQLEDETIAKACQQQSQVKELQKEQQASRVKYQQQQEKLQEQQEIIARLQKELSRVGREEQQRADTQKKMFCQFCKRAPKSVLDQRYLCLIDYYESQISQIKKELRQYKKDEDEVQREVKTKEEFLNLDATPNYKALLMSFQKQLTETKAKNEQLLLENINLKKNLEIRPTAQELKFYKHQVKKLQKALKKTTQFSGSRTGEKKEENKDSGRVATVDQLQAACQQYLQVLSHIDSILQSPRAPPLIFRPSKGPVQKDNKENGQGCGFEHLPLTVEMWADQLIALKDLHTSLRKLSLELLPWNTKDPQDNRESIRVEDLQLIVDAILEELEHREKNSQTHSLQTLSAIVSHFQKLFDVNSLSGVYPRMNEVYIKLGEMTNAMRNLQELLELDSSAPPTVVVNTVGKLCDIINKNVTEQVQQLLGTQDIHSIINKLEEHECFFPPFQALIQDLLCLLEISNVDDILPAVQNLKWGAGYG, encoded by the exons ATGGAGCAGTCTGTGAACCGCCagagccgccgccgcctccctgAGGGCTCCGCTCGCGGCGGGGCCGCTGCGCCCCGG GAGAAGGCAGAGTGGGAAAACCTAAACAGGATATTAATGCGTCATGGGTTGAAACCTGTGAGTCTTGCTGCCCCCCAAAGCTGCAGAGATACATCAG ATATGATTGTCCTAGACCATGAGTCTTCTCAAGGAATAAGGCTTGCATTAAAAACGCTGGTGGAAGATATTGAGCGACAGCAGAAGGTGATGCAGGGACTTATGGAGGCAAATCGATGTCTTAG agatgTGGTACGACTGGAACAAGGTCGGGCATCTCGGCAAGAGCAACGGGCTAATGATTTGGAAAATGTGGTGAAAAACATTAAGGCCAAAATTTGTCAGCTGGAAGATGAAACAATAGCTAAAGCATGCCAGCAACAGAGCCAAGTCAAGGAACTTCAAAAAGAGCAACAGGCTTCACGG GTGAAAtaccaacagcagcaggaaaagctgcaagaACAGCAAGAGATCATTGCCCGCTTGCAGAAGGAGCTGAGCAGAGttgggagggaggagcagcagcgagCTGACactcaaaagaaaatgttttgtcaGTTTTGCAAAAGAGCTCCCAAGTCTGTCCTGGATCAGCG gtACCTTTGTCTAATTGACTATTATGAATCTCAGATTAGTCAGATTAAAAAGGAGCTGAG GCAATATAAAAAAGATGAAGACGAGGTGCAGAGAGAAGTAAAAACCAAGGAAGAGTTCTTAAATCTAGATGCTACTCCTAATTACAAAGCCCTGCTCATG TCTTTCCAGAAGCAGCTTACTGAAACAAAGGCCAAGAATGAACAGCTTTTGCTTGAAAATATAAATCTCAAGAAAAACTTGGAAATAAG GCCAACTGCACAGGAATTAAAATTTTACAAGCACCAAGTGAAGAAACTACAGAAAGCTTTAAAGAAAACTACCCA ATTTTCAGGGAGTAggactggagaaaaaaaagaagaaaacaaagactCTGGGAGAGTTGCCACTGTGGatcagctgcaggcagcttgCCAGCAATACTTGCAG GTTTTGTCCCATATTGATTCTATTTTGCAAAGCCCAAGAGCTCCTCCGTTAATATTCCGGCCCAGCAAAGGGCCAGTGCAAAAGGACAATAAAGAGAATGGACAGGGATGTGGATTTGAGCACCTTCCACTCACTGTAGAAATGTGGGCAGATCAGCTCATAGCCCTAAAG GATTTGCATACGTCCTTGAGAAAACTATCTCTGGAATTGCTGCCTTGGAACACTAAAGATCCACAGGATAACAGAGAATCCATACGAGTTGAAGACCTCCAGTTGATAGTAGATGCAATTTTGGAAGAATTGGAACATAGGGAAAAG AACAGCCAGACACATTCCTTGCAAACCCTGTCTGCCATAGTGTCCCACTTCCAGAAGCTGTTTGATGTGAATTCTCTGAGTGGTGTTTATCCACGGATGAACGAGGTGTACATAAAGCTGGGGGAAATGACCAACGCCATGAGGAACCTCCAAGAGCTCCTGGAACTAG acAGTTCAGCTCCACCCACTGTGGTAGTGAATACTGTTGGGAAACTGTGTGACATCATAAATAAGAACGTGACTGAGCAGGTACAGCAGCTTCTGGGCACCCAAGACATCCACAG
- the CEP70 gene encoding centrosomal protein of 70 kDa isoform X3 has protein sequence MEQSVNRQSRRRLPEGSARGGAAAPREKAEWENLNRILMRHGLKPVSLAAPQSCRDTSDMIVLDHESSQGIRLALKTLVEDIERQQKVMQGLMEANRCLRDVVRLEQGRASRQEQRANDLENVVKNIKAKICQLEDETIAKACQQQSQVKELQKEQQASRVKYQQQQEKLQEQQEIIARLQKELSRVGREEQQRADTQKKMFCQFCKRAPKSVLDQRQYKKDEDEVQREVKTKEEFLNLDATPNYKALLMSFQKQLTETKAKNEQLLLENINLKKNLEISRPTAQELKFYKHQVKKLQKALKKTTQFSGSRTGEKKEENKDSGRVATVDQLQAACQQYLQVLSHIDSILQSPRAPPLIFRPSKGPVQKDNKENGQGCGFEHLPLTVEMWADQLIALKDLHTSLRKLSLELLPWNTKDPQDNRESIRVEDLQLIVDAILEELEHREKNSQTHSLQTLSAIVSHFQKLFDVNSLSGVYPRMNEVYIKLGEMTNAMRNLQELLELDSSAPPTVVVNTVGKLCDIINKNVTEQVQQLLGTQDIHSIINKLEEHECFFPPFQALIQDLLCLLEISNVDDILPAVQNLKWGAGYG, from the exons ATGGAGCAGTCTGTGAACCGCCagagccgccgccgcctccctgAGGGCTCCGCTCGCGGCGGGGCCGCTGCGCCCCGG GAGAAGGCAGAGTGGGAAAACCTAAACAGGATATTAATGCGTCATGGGTTGAAACCTGTGAGTCTTGCTGCCCCCCAAAGCTGCAGAGATACATCAG ATATGATTGTCCTAGACCATGAGTCTTCTCAAGGAATAAGGCTTGCATTAAAAACGCTGGTGGAAGATATTGAGCGACAGCAGAAGGTGATGCAGGGACTTATGGAGGCAAATCGATGTCTTAG agatgTGGTACGACTGGAACAAGGTCGGGCATCTCGGCAAGAGCAACGGGCTAATGATTTGGAAAATGTGGTGAAAAACATTAAGGCCAAAATTTGTCAGCTGGAAGATGAAACAATAGCTAAAGCATGCCAGCAACAGAGCCAAGTCAAGGAACTTCAAAAAGAGCAACAGGCTTCACGG GTGAAAtaccaacagcagcaggaaaagctgcaagaACAGCAAGAGATCATTGCCCGCTTGCAGAAGGAGCTGAGCAGAGttgggagggaggagcagcagcgagCTGACactcaaaagaaaatgttttgtcaGTTTTGCAAAAGAGCTCCCAAGTCTGTCCTGGATCAGCG GCAATATAAAAAAGATGAAGACGAGGTGCAGAGAGAAGTAAAAACCAAGGAAGAGTTCTTAAATCTAGATGCTACTCCTAATTACAAAGCCCTGCTCATG TCTTTCCAGAAGCAGCTTACTGAAACAAAGGCCAAGAATGAACAGCTTTTGCTTGAAAATATAAATCTCAAGAAAAACTTGGAAATAAG CAGGCCAACTGCACAGGAATTAAAATTTTACAAGCACCAAGTGAAGAAACTACAGAAAGCTTTAAAGAAAACTACCCA ATTTTCAGGGAGTAggactggagaaaaaaaagaagaaaacaaagactCTGGGAGAGTTGCCACTGTGGatcagctgcaggcagcttgCCAGCAATACTTGCAG GTTTTGTCCCATATTGATTCTATTTTGCAAAGCCCAAGAGCTCCTCCGTTAATATTCCGGCCCAGCAAAGGGCCAGTGCAAAAGGACAATAAAGAGAATGGACAGGGATGTGGATTTGAGCACCTTCCACTCACTGTAGAAATGTGGGCAGATCAGCTCATAGCCCTAAAG GATTTGCATACGTCCTTGAGAAAACTATCTCTGGAATTGCTGCCTTGGAACACTAAAGATCCACAGGATAACAGAGAATCCATACGAGTTGAAGACCTCCAGTTGATAGTAGATGCAATTTTGGAAGAATTGGAACATAGGGAAAAG AACAGCCAGACACATTCCTTGCAAACCCTGTCTGCCATAGTGTCCCACTTCCAGAAGCTGTTTGATGTGAATTCTCTGAGTGGTGTTTATCCACGGATGAACGAGGTGTACATAAAGCTGGGGGAAATGACCAACGCCATGAGGAACCTCCAAGAGCTCCTGGAACTAG acAGTTCAGCTCCACCCACTGTGGTAGTGAATACTGTTGGGAAACTGTGTGACATCATAAATAAGAACGTGACTGAGCAGGTACAGCAGCTTCTGGGCACCCAAGACATCCACAG
- the CEP70 gene encoding centrosomal protein of 70 kDa isoform X1 yields MEQSVNRQSRRRLPEGSARGGAAAPREKAEWENLNRILMRHGLKPVSLAAPQSCRDTSDMIVLDHESSQGIRLALKTLVEDIERQQKVMQGLMEANRCLRDVVRLEQGRASRQEQRANDLENVVKNIKAKICQLEDETIAKACQQQSQVKELQKEQQASRVKYQQQQEKLQEQQEIIARLQKELSRVGREEQQRADTQKKMFCQFCKRAPKSVLDQRYLCLIDYYESQISQIKKELRQYKKDEDEVQREVKTKEEFLNLDATPNYKALLMSFQKQLTETKAKNEQLLLENINLKKNLEISRPTAQELKFYKHQVKKLQKALKKTTQFSGSRTGEKKEENKDSGRVATVDQLQAACQQYLQVLSHIDSILQSPRAPPLIFRPSKGPVQKDNKENGQGCGFEHLPLTVEMWADQLIALKDLHTSLRKLSLELLPWNTKDPQDNRESIRVEDLQLIVDAILEELEHREKNSQTHSLQTLSAIVSHFQKLFDVNSLSGVYPRMNEVYIKLGEMTNAMRNLQELLELDSSAPPTVVVNTVGKLCDIINKNVTEQVQQLLGTQDIHSIINKLEEHECFFPPFQALIQDLLCLLEISNVDDILPAVQNLKWGAGYG; encoded by the exons ATGGAGCAGTCTGTGAACCGCCagagccgccgccgcctccctgAGGGCTCCGCTCGCGGCGGGGCCGCTGCGCCCCGG GAGAAGGCAGAGTGGGAAAACCTAAACAGGATATTAATGCGTCATGGGTTGAAACCTGTGAGTCTTGCTGCCCCCCAAAGCTGCAGAGATACATCAG ATATGATTGTCCTAGACCATGAGTCTTCTCAAGGAATAAGGCTTGCATTAAAAACGCTGGTGGAAGATATTGAGCGACAGCAGAAGGTGATGCAGGGACTTATGGAGGCAAATCGATGTCTTAG agatgTGGTACGACTGGAACAAGGTCGGGCATCTCGGCAAGAGCAACGGGCTAATGATTTGGAAAATGTGGTGAAAAACATTAAGGCCAAAATTTGTCAGCTGGAAGATGAAACAATAGCTAAAGCATGCCAGCAACAGAGCCAAGTCAAGGAACTTCAAAAAGAGCAACAGGCTTCACGG GTGAAAtaccaacagcagcaggaaaagctgcaagaACAGCAAGAGATCATTGCCCGCTTGCAGAAGGAGCTGAGCAGAGttgggagggaggagcagcagcgagCTGACactcaaaagaaaatgttttgtcaGTTTTGCAAAAGAGCTCCCAAGTCTGTCCTGGATCAGCG gtACCTTTGTCTAATTGACTATTATGAATCTCAGATTAGTCAGATTAAAAAGGAGCTGAG GCAATATAAAAAAGATGAAGACGAGGTGCAGAGAGAAGTAAAAACCAAGGAAGAGTTCTTAAATCTAGATGCTACTCCTAATTACAAAGCCCTGCTCATG TCTTTCCAGAAGCAGCTTACTGAAACAAAGGCCAAGAATGAACAGCTTTTGCTTGAAAATATAAATCTCAAGAAAAACTTGGAAATAAG CAGGCCAACTGCACAGGAATTAAAATTTTACAAGCACCAAGTGAAGAAACTACAGAAAGCTTTAAAGAAAACTACCCA ATTTTCAGGGAGTAggactggagaaaaaaaagaagaaaacaaagactCTGGGAGAGTTGCCACTGTGGatcagctgcaggcagcttgCCAGCAATACTTGCAG GTTTTGTCCCATATTGATTCTATTTTGCAAAGCCCAAGAGCTCCTCCGTTAATATTCCGGCCCAGCAAAGGGCCAGTGCAAAAGGACAATAAAGAGAATGGACAGGGATGTGGATTTGAGCACCTTCCACTCACTGTAGAAATGTGGGCAGATCAGCTCATAGCCCTAAAG GATTTGCATACGTCCTTGAGAAAACTATCTCTGGAATTGCTGCCTTGGAACACTAAAGATCCACAGGATAACAGAGAATCCATACGAGTTGAAGACCTCCAGTTGATAGTAGATGCAATTTTGGAAGAATTGGAACATAGGGAAAAG AACAGCCAGACACATTCCTTGCAAACCCTGTCTGCCATAGTGTCCCACTTCCAGAAGCTGTTTGATGTGAATTCTCTGAGTGGTGTTTATCCACGGATGAACGAGGTGTACATAAAGCTGGGGGAAATGACCAACGCCATGAGGAACCTCCAAGAGCTCCTGGAACTAG acAGTTCAGCTCCACCCACTGTGGTAGTGAATACTGTTGGGAAACTGTGTGACATCATAAATAAGAACGTGACTGAGCAGGTACAGCAGCTTCTGGGCACCCAAGACATCCACAG